The genomic interval TGAAGGTGAGACCGACATGGCTCTTCTTCAGCGACACCGTCTTGGAGACGATGAACTGCAGGTAGAGCCAGGCCGCCTTGCGGCGATCGGCCGGGGTCGACTTCAGCAGCGTGGCGGAGCCGGCGTCCTGATAGCCGAGCTTCATGCCTTCCCTCCAGTACGAGCCGTGGGGCGAGGGAGCCATGCGCCACTTCGGCGTACCGTCAGCGTTCACCACCGGCAGACCGGGCTTCACCATGTCGGCGGTGAAGGCGGTGTACCAGAAGATCTGCTGGGCGATCGCACCCTGCGCCGGCACCGGACCTGATTCGGAGAAGGTCATGCCTTGCGCCTGCGGCGGGGCATACTTCTTCAGCCAGTCGAGGTACTTGGTGATGGCGTAGACCGAAGCGGGACCGTTGGTGTCGCCGCCGCGCTCGACCGACGAGCCGACCGGACGGCAGCCTTCCATGCGGATGCCCCATTCGTCGACCGGCAGGCCGTTCGGAATGCCCTTGTCGCCGTTGCCGGCCATCGAGAGCCAGGCGTCGGTGAACCGCCATCCGAGCGAGGGGTCCTTCTTGCCATAGTCCATATGGCCGTAGACCTTGACGCCGTTGATCTCCTTGATGTCGTTGGTGAAGAACTCGGCGATGTCTTCATAGGCCGACCAGTTCACGGGCACGCCGAGATCGTAGCCATACTTGGCCTTGAACTTGGCCTTGTAGTCCGGGTTGGTGAACCAGTCGTAGCGGAACCAGTAGAGGTTCGCGAACTGCTGGTCGGGCAACTGGTAGAGCTTGCCGTCCGGAGCCGTCGTGAACGACTTGCCGATGAAGTCGTTGACGTCGAGCATCGGATCGGTGACGTCCTTGCCCTCGCCCGTCATGTAGTCGGACAGCACGACCGTCTGGCCGTAGCGGAAGTGCGTGCCGATCAAGTCGCTATCGTTGATCCAGCCGTCATAGACGTTCTTGCCGGACTGCATCTGGGTCTGCAGCTTCTCGACGACGTCACCTTCCTGGATCAGGTCGTGCTTGAGCTTGATGCCCGTCAGCTCGGAGAACGCCTTGGCCAGCGTCTGCGACTCGTATTCGTGAGTCGTGATGGTTTCCGAGACGACGTTGATCTCCATGCCCTTGAAGGGTTCGGCGGCCTTCGCGAACCATTCAAGTTCCTTCTTCTGGTCTTCCTTCGACAGCGTCGAGGGCGT from Bradyrhizobium arachidis carries:
- a CDS encoding ABC transporter substrate-binding protein: MSSVAAIVAVSFAVSAPVRAADDAVIQKWIAEFTPSTLSKEDQKKELEWFAKAAEPFKGMEINVVSETITTHEYESQTLAKAFSELTGIKLKHDLIQEGDVVEKLQTQMQSGKNVYDGWINDSDLIGTHFRYGQTVVLSDYMTGEGKDVTDPMLDVNDFIGKSFTTAPDGKLYQLPDQQFANLYWFRYDWFTNPDYKAKFKAKYGYDLGVPVNWSAYEDIAEFFTNDIKEINGVKVYGHMDYGKKDPSLGWRFTDAWLSMAGNGDKGIPNGLPVDEWGIRMEGCRPVGSSVERGGDTNGPASVYAITKYLDWLKKYAPPQAQGMTFSESGPVPAQGAIAQQIFWYTAFTADMVKPGLPVVNADGTPKWRMAPSPHGSYWREGMKLGYQDAGSATLLKSTPADRRKAAWLYLQFIVSKTVSLKKSHVGLTFIRESDIWDKSFTERAPKLGGLIEFYRSPARVQWTPTGNNVPDYPKLAQLWWQNIGDASSGAKTAQAAMDSLAAAQDSVLERLEKSNVQGACGPKLHKKETAEYWFAKAEKDGHIAPQRKLANEKPKGETVDYDTLIKSWPATPPKRAEVK